The Nocardioides marmorisolisilvae genomic interval AGATGGTGCTGACCACGTCGCCGGCGAGCCAGGTCGTCAAGGCAGCGGCGCGAGCGTCGAGGGCGTCCCGGGCCGCGCGCGGCAACCGCTCGCAGGGCACCACCACGACCGTGCCGTCGGGGTCCTGTCGCCAGCCGCCGACGATCCGTCCGCCCCACCAGGCAGTGGGCCCGGCATTGCCGTTGCGGTCGAAGACCTTCCCGGCGTGGTCCCCGAGGTAGAAGTCCCGCTGCTTCCACCCCATCGTGGTCGGGTCCAATGCCGGCAACAACGCTGCCCACGGCTCGACAGGTGCGACCGGGTCGAGGTCCTCGGGCAGGACGTACGCCGGTCCGAGGGCCGTGCTCACTTCGACGGCACCGTTGTCGGCCAGGGCCCGACGCACGGCAGCCTTGGTGCCGCCCAGCCACCAGACGATGTCGGCCTCGGTGCCCGGGCCGAACCGATCCAGCCACGCCCGGACCAGTGCCGCGTAGCCGGCGGCCTCGGCCAGGGCCACCCGTGGAGCGCCGAGCCAGTCCTCGGCCAGGGTCCACCGCGGCCGGGAGAGCCGCCAGTCGCCGGCGTTCTCGCCGCGAACCACGTCGCCCCGGGCGGCCAGGGCGCTCAGCACCCGCGACGCGATCGGGAACTCCCCGCCGTAGCTCTTGCCCGGTGAGATCATCAGGCGCCGGTCCAGGCCCGGAACCCGGCCCCGCAGCTCAGCGGTGGTGGCGGGCCCGTCGGCCAGGACGACCCGGACCGCGTCGGTCGTGCGAGCCAGCCAGTCATCGCCGCGGGGGGCGATGCCGGCGGCCTCGACCTCCTTGGCGAGCCTGGTCTGCAGCCGGGTGGCCACGCGCGCTGCCGCACTCCCCCACACCGCGGGCAACAGCTCCCGCGGGAAGGCGAACACCGTGCGCCGCATCGCCAGCTGCTTGACCACGCTGCGGGCGTCGTACAGCGCGGCATCGACCTGCGCCCGGGTCGCACCGCTGCGCGCGAACGCGGCCAGGTGCACGTTGGCGGGCTCGGTGGCGTGCAGGCAGACGACCGCCTCGACCGCCCCTGTCACCGAGGCCACCGGGTCGGCCAGGCCCTGCCGGCGGGCGAGCCTCGCCCGACGCTCGTCGTCGTCGATGAGCCGCATGACGCCCATCCAACCCCACCGCACCGACAGGTCCCGCGGAGTGCTTGGATCGACCGGTGCACGAGGAACTGGACCCCGCGCGGGAGACCCGCTGGCAGCGGATCCTCGTCGTCGTCGGGATTGTCGTCCTCGCCGTCAACCTGCGTCCCGCAGCGGTCAGCGTCGGCCCCGTGCTCGACGAGCTCAGCCACGGGCTGCACATGTCGCCTATCGGTGCCGGCCTGCTCACCGCACTGCCGGTGCTGTCGTTCGCGACCGTCGGTGCGCTCGCCCCCCGGCTGGCCCGCTCCGTCGGCATCCATCGGCTGATCCTGCTGGCGCTGGTCTGCGTGACCGCCGGCCTCGCCCTCCGCGCCCAGGTCCACGGGGGAACCCTGTTCCTGGTGCTGTCCTTCCTCGGGCTATCCGGGATGGCCGCGGCCAACGTGCTGCTCCCGTCGCTGGTCAAGGCGCACTTCCCCGACCGGATCGGGCTGCTCACCGCGGTCTACTCGACTGCGCTCGCGATCGGGCTCACCGGGGCCTCGGTGCTGACGGTGCCGATCGCGACGTTCCACACCCACGACGTCGACTGGCGCCGAGGCATCTTCGTGTGGGCGATTCTCGCCGCCGCCGCGGCGATCCCCTGGCTCGGCCTGGTGCGCCACGACCGCGCACCCGCCGACGGAGGTCGACCGATCCGGCTGGCCGCGGTCGCACGAACCCGGCTCGGCTGGGTGATGGCGGTGTTCTTCGGCCTGCAGTCCTTGCAGGCCTACTCGGTCTTCGGCTGGGCCGCGCAGGTCTACCGGGACGCAGGCTTCTCCGCGACCACCGCGGGTCTGCTGCTGGGGGTGATCACCGGCATGAGCATCCCGCTGTCCTACCTGATCCCCAGTGTCGCCGCCCGGATGACGCACCAGAGCTCCATCGTGGTGCTGCTGATGGCCTGCTACCCGATCGGCTACCTGGGACTGATCCTCGCGCCACACGCGCTTGCCTGGCTGTGGGCGGTGGTGATCGGGATCGGGCTGTGCACCTTCCCGCTGATCCTCACCCTGATCGGCCTGCGCGCCCGCACGCCCGAGGGCGTTGCCGCGCTGTCCGGCTGGACCCAGTCGGTGGGCTACCTGATCGCCGTGGTCGGCCCGTTCGGGGTGGGTGCGCTGTACGACGCGACCGGCGGCTGGACGGTCCCCCTCCTGGTGCTGCTGGCCCTGTGCGTCCCGCAGTTCCTGGTCGGCATGCTGGCCGCCAGACCCGCCTACCTCGAGGACCAGCTCGCCTGACCTGGGTCGGTCAGACGACGCTCAGCGGGAGCAGCTGTCGTCCTGTCGGGCCGACCTGGATGTCGGTGCCCATCTCGGGGCAGACGCCGCAGTCGTAGCAGGGCGTCCAGCGGCAGTCCTCGACATCGGCCGACGTCGGGTCGAGGGCGTCCTCCCAGTCCTCCCACAGCCAGTCCTTGTCGAGGCCGGAGTCGAGGTGGTCCCAGGGCAGCACCTCGTCGTACCCGCGCTCCCTGGTGGTGAACCAGTCCACATCGACGCCCGTGCCTGCGAGCTCACGCTCGGCGCAGGAGAGCCATCGCTCGTAGGAGAAGTGCTCGCTCCAGCCGTCGAAGCGCCCGCCGTCGCGCCACACCGCCTCGATCACCCGCCCGACCCGGCGGTCCCCACGCGAGAGCAGCCCCTCCACGATGCCCGGCTTGCCGTCGTGGTAGCGGAAGCCGATCGCACGACCGAACCGCTTGTCGGCGCGGACCATCTCGCGCAGCTTGCGCAGCCGCTCGTCGGTGGTCTCGGCGTCGAGCTGGGACGCCCATTGGAAGGGCGTGTGCGGCTTCGGCACGAACCCGCCGATCGAGACCGTGCAGCGGATGTCGTTGCGCCCGGAGACCTCGCGCCCCTTGGCGATCACCTTCTTGGCCAGGTCGGCGATCTCCAGGACGTCCTCATCGGTCTCCGTCGGCAGCCCGCACATGAAGTAGAGCTTCACCTGCCGCCAGCCGTTCGAGTACGCCGCGGCGACGGTGCGGATCAGGTCCTCCTCGGTGACCATCTTGTTGATCACCTTGCGCATCCGCTCCGAGCCGCCCTCAGGGGCGAACGTCAGACCCGAGCGACGCCCGTTGCGGGAGAACTCGTTGGCGAGCGTGATGTTGAAGGCGTCCACGCGTGTGCTCGGTAGCGAAAGCGACACGTTGGAGCCCTCGTAGCGGTCGGCCAGACCCTTGGCGACGTCGGCGATCTCAGTGTGGTCCGCGCTGGACAGCGACAGCAGCCCGACCTCCTCGAAGCCGGACTTGCGGATGCCGTTCTCGACCATGTCGCCGATGGTGGTGATCGAGCGCTCGCGGACCGGCCGGGTGATCATCCCCGCCTGGCAGAACCGGCAGCCGCGGGTGCAGCCGCGGAAGATCTCCACGCTGAACCGCTCGTGCACGGTCTCGGCGAGGGGCACCAACGGGTTGCGCGGGAACGGCCACGAGTCCAGATCCATCAAGGTGTGCTTGCGCACCCGGGCGGGCACACCCGGCACGTTGGGTACGACAGCGGCGAGCGACCCGTCCTCGGCGTACCGGACGTCGTAGAAGCGGGGCACGTAGACCCCGCCGCTGACCGCGAGCCGCCGAAGCAGCTCGACGCGGCCCCCGGGGGAGCCTTCCAGCTTCCACTCCCGGACCACCTCGGCGATCGCCAGGACGATCTCCTCGCCGTCACCGAGCACCGCCGCATCGATGAAGTCCGCGATCGGCTCGGGGTTGAACGCGGCATGTCCGCCGGCAATCACGATGGGGTCGTCGTCGGTGCGGTCGACGGCGCGGAGCGGGATGCCTGCCAGGTCGAGGGCGGTCAGCAGGTTGGTGTAGCCGAGCTCGGTGGAGAACGAGATGCCGAACACGTCGAACGCCCGCACCGGACGGTGCCCATCGACGGTGAACTGCGCGATGCCGTGCTCCCGCATCGTCGCCTCCATGTCCGGCCACACCGCGTACGTGCGCTCGGCCAGGGCGTGCTCGGACTCGTTGAGCACCTCGTAGAGGATCTGGACGCCCTGGTTGGGCAGGCCGATCTCGTAGGCGTCGGGGTACATCAGCGCCCAGTGCACATCGACGGAGTCCCACTCCTTGTGCACGGAATTGAGCTCGCCGCCGACGTACTGGATCGGCTTGGAGACTCCTGGCAGAAGCGGCTCGAGGCGGGAGAAGAGCGACTCGGCAACCGTGGCGGACATGCGTCCCATCGTAGGCTCGCGGCCGGTCAGCAACGAATCCTCGGCACCGCGCCCGCTCAGCGCAGCAGCCGAGTGGAGCGCAGGTGGATGTTCTGTAACAGGCCGATCGCCATCAGCGAGGCGAACATCGACGACCCGCCGTAGGACACCAGCGGCAGCGGTACGCCGGTGACCGGCATGATGCCCAGGCACATGCCGATGTTCTGGAACGCCTGGAAGGCGAACCAGCAGGCGATCCCGGCCGCGGCCACCCGGCCGAACATGTCGTCAGCGCGCAGCGAGATCCGCAGCGCACGCCACAGGAGTACGGCGAACAGCGCGATCAGCACCCCGGCGCCGACCAGACCGAGCTCCTCCCCGGCGACGGTGAAGATGAAGTCGGTGTGCTGCTCGGGAACGAACCCGGAGCGGGTCTGCGAGCCGTGGAACAGCCCTTGTCCGAACAGGCCACCGTTGCCGATCGCGATCCGGGCCTGGGTGGTGTTGTACCCGGCGCCGCGCGGGTCGAGCCCCGGGTTGGTGAAGGCCATGAACCGGTCGATCTGGTAGTGCTTGAGCAGGCCCGCCCGCACGACCGCCGCCGCCGCGGCCACTCCCCCGACCAGCATGACGCCCAGCCATCGGCGCGAGACGCCGGCGACGGCCAGCACACCGAGCACGGTCGCGGTCAGCACCAGCATGGTGCCCAGGTCGGGCTGCAGCAGGATCAGGACGGCGGGCACCCCGGCGATCGCCAGCATCAGCAGGACCTCGGTGGTGCCCACGACTCCGCGCCGCGACGCCTCCGTGCGCTCCGCGACGACGAGCGCCATCCCGACCACCACCGCGAGCTTGGCGAACTCCGCCGGCTGCAGAGACATCCCGCCGAGCTCAAGCCACGAGCGGGACCCGTTGATCGTCGAGCCCATCACAAGCACGAGCAGCAGTCCCAGGATCGAGCCCACGTAGACCAGTGGCGCGAGGATCCGCACCCACCGGTGGTCCGTGGCGACCACCACGAGCGCCAGGATCAGCCCGATCGCGACGTTGACCAGCTGCTTCTTCAGGTACTCCGCCGGGTGGCCGCCGGTGAGCGCGGCCTGGTGCGAGGTGGCCGACCAGACGAGCAGCGACCCGATCACCAGGATCGCCGCCGTCACCAGGGCGAGCGGCCAGTCGATGCCCGCGGCACGGACGCGGGTGCGGACCAGGGGCAGCCGCATGGCGCCCGAGCGAGTGGTGGGGACGACGGTCACCGCCGACCTCCCTTCGTCGGCTCGGTGGCGGGCGGCAGGATCGAGCCGTCCTTGGCGAAGACGGGCAGCCGCGAGGGCAGCAGGGTTCCCGGGATGACGGAGGTGGAGGGCCGGACCTGCTCGCCGTGCACGCCGTACAACGCCTCCCAGATCTTGCGGACCGCGGGTCCCGAGGTGCCCGAGCCGGTGCCGGCCTGGGTGACCACCATGACCACGACGTAGTCCTTGGTGTACGTCGCGACGAGCGAGGTGGACTGCTTGCCCTGGACCTCGGCCGACCCGGTCTTGCCACGGACCTGCACCTTGTCGAGCGGGAAGCCGATGAACTTCCAGGCCAGGGTGCCGGTCTTCGGGGTACCGAGCAGCGCGTTGTCGACGTACCGGAAGGCGGATGCCTTCGACTTCACGTGACCCTGGACCTTCGGCCTGATGTTCTTGATGAGCCGCCCCGTCGGGGACACGATCGCCCGGCCCACACGCGGCTCGTAGAGCGTGCCACCGTTGCTGATCGCGGCATAGGCACGCGCCAGCTGCAGCGGGGTCACCATGGTGTCGCCCTGGCCGATCGCGAAGTTGACCGCGTCGCCCGCGCGGTACTCGTAGCCGTCGACGCAGAACTCGTGCGAGAACAGCCGCATGAACGCGCTGCCCTTGTTCTCCTTGTCCAGCTTGCAGTAGTAGCCCTTCATCGCCTTCCAGTAGGCGAGCTTCCACTTGCGGTCCGCGATCCGCCCCGAGGCCTCGCCCGGCAGGTCGATGTCGGTCTTCCGCCCGTAGCCGAACTCCTTGGCGATGTGCACCAGCGGGTCCTTCGCGTGCACGTTGCTCGGGTCCGAGCCGTACTTGCGCCAGAAGGACAGGCCGACGCGGTAGAAGAACGTGTCACAGGAGACCTGCAGCGCCTTGGCGAAGTCGATCATCCCGTAGGACTCGGACTCGTAGTTCTTGAACCAGCGGTTGCCGACCTGCAGCCCCGACGAGCAGTCCAGCCGACTCGACGGGCCGAAGCCGTTGTTGAACGCGCCGACGGTCATCTCCGGCTTCCAGGTCGAACCCGGCGCGTACTGGCCCTGGGTGGCCCGGAACAGCAGCGGGTTGTCGGCCTTGGGCGAGTAGAGCCGCTTGAGCTGCTTGCTCGAGATGCCGTCGACCCACACCGAGGGGTCGTACGTCGGCTGGCTCGCCATCGCGACGATCCTGCCGTTGCGCGCGTCCATCACGACCACGCTGCCGCTGTCGGCCTTGTAGTTCATGTGCGTGACCGGGTCGTAGGTGTGCCGAGCCGTCCTGATGGTCTGGGCGAGCTGATGCTCCACCACCGACTGCAGGTGCGCGTCGATCGAGGTGACCAGGGTGTCGCCAGGGGTCGCCTGCACCTCGCCACTGTCGCCGAGCACCCGGCCCATCGAGTCGACCGTGACCCGCTTGTACCCCGGCTTGCCGCGCAGGTACTTGTCATAGCTCTGCTCGACCCCGGCCCGGCCGACCACCGAGGCGCCGTTGACCGAGGTGTCGTGGTGCTTGCGGGCCTCGGCGAGCTCACCCTTGGTGATCGGGCTCAGGTAGCCGAGGAGGTGTGCGGCGTTCACGCCGTACGGCGCCGGATAGGCACGCACGCTCTGCTGCTGGGCGAGGACGCCCGGGTAGTCCTCGGACCGCTCGAGGATCCGCACCGCGTCGGCCTGCGCCACGTCGGTGGCGACCGGCACGGGCTGGTAGGGCGACCCGTTCCAGCACGAGCCCGCCGTTGCGCCGGGCTGGCCACACACCAGCGTCCGTGCCTTGACCTGTGAGTACTTCTCCCCCACCGCGCGCGCCACCCGGTGCAGCAGCTTCTTCTGGTCCACGGCATCGAGCTTGTCGAGCATCGTCCGGTCGACGCTGACCACCCAGCTGGGGCGGTTGGCGACCAGCGGTCGGCCCTGGTCGTCGACGATCAGCCCACGCGGCGGCTGGACCACCAGCTCGCGCACCGACTGCTGGACCGCCTGGGCCTGGTAGCCCTCGCCGCTGAGCACCTGGATGTACCAGAGCCGCGCGAAGAGGGTGACGAACAGCGAGACGACCAGGGCACGGACGACGAACAGGCGGAGCCGGCTCTTCTGCGTCGGCGACGGTCGGATCAGCACGGCGGCCATGTCAGTAGGCGACCCTCGCGGGTCGGAGCCGGCGCAGCAGCGCGGTCATCGGTGGCAGCAGCACTGCGGCGACCAGGACGTCCCACACAACGCCGATCACGATCACCTGCAGCATCTGCCCGGCGGCCAGCCCGTCGTCGCCGAGCACGACGCCGGACAGCGCGAAGATCGACGACGCGACGAACGAGCAGCCGGCCACCGCGAGCAGCGCCGCCGGGACCGAGTTGCGGGCGTCCAGCCGCACGCGGCCGGCGAGATATCCGGCGACGACCAGGGCCAGCGCCCAGCGCCCGGCGACGTGGTCGGCCGGTGGAGCGAGATCGAGGACCAGCCCCGCGACGAAGCCGAGCGTGGCGGCGTAGTGCGGTCCACGCACGAAGCCGGCCGCCACCACCAGCAACAGTGCGAGGTCGGGGACGACGCCATCGACGGAGACGTAGCGCAGCACCGCCACCTGCAGCACCACGGCGACCAACACCAGCACTACCACGGCGCCGTTGCGCAGCGAGTTCATCGCGCGGCCCCCTTGATCACGGCACGGTCGCCGTGGGTGCCGCGCGGGACCACCACGCCCACCACATCGAGTGAGCTGAAGTCGACGAAGGGCTCGACCTCGGCGTGGTTGGTCAGGTCACGGGGGTTGGAGTAGACCGAGGTGACCTTCCCGATCGGGATCCCCGCCACGTAGGGCACGCCGTGGTCCGACCCCCAGGTGACCACCACGTCGCCGTGCTGCGGCGTCACCGAGCTGTCGACCAGGTCCAGCTCCAGTCGGCCGTTGCCGTCGATGGACCCCTCCCCCCGCACGTTGCCGATCTCGAGGTTCGCGCCCAGGCGACCACCGACCACCGAGCTCTTGTCGGCGATGAGCAGCACGGTCGCCGTGGTGGAGGTCACCCTGATGACGCGGCCGACGAGCCCGTCGCCGTTGAGCACGGTCATGTCCGTGCGCACGCCCGAGCTGGTCCCCGCGTCGATGGTCACGGTGCGGTTGAACGACTGCGCAGGGCCGATCCCCACGACCCGCGCAGGCACCAGCGAGTATCCGGTGTCGCGGGCGGTCCGGCTCAGGCCGTCGTACTCGGCCAGCCGCCGACGGTCCAGCGGAGCGACCTCATCAGCGGTGCGCAGCCGGGAGTTCTCCGCGGTGAGCGAGGCGACCTGGTGCCGCAGCGACTGGTTGTCGCGGAGCGCCCCGGTCAGGTCGCTGAACGGGCGTACGGCGGCCGCGCTGACGGTCTCCACCGGGCCGATGACGTTGCCGACCACCGTACGCAGCGGCTCGATGGGCGAGTTGTCGCCGCCCTTCGCGTCCAGGGTGATCACGGTGAGCGAGGCGAGCACCAGCAGCACGATCAGTGAGTGCGAGCGGCGCGGCCGCGGGCCCGGTGCCCGCCGAGGGTCGAGGTCCACCATCGGCTCAGCGCCTCGGCTCGGAGACGAGCACCTGCTGGAGCGCCTCGAACTCCTCGACGCACTTGCCAGCCCCCATCGCCACCGAGCTGAGCGGGTCGTGCGCGACGTGCACCGGCATCCCGGTCTCGTGGCGCAGCCGCTCGTCGATGCCGTGCAGCAGTGCGCCGCCGCCGGTGAGCACGATGCCTCGGTCCATGATGTCCCCGGCCAGCTCCGGCGGAGTGTTGTCCAAGGTGGTGCGGACTGCGTCGACGATCGCGTGCAGCGGCTCCTCGAGCGCCTTGCGGATCTCGCTACTGGTGAGCGACACGGTGCGAGGAAGCCCCGAGACCATGTCGCGACCACGGATCTCCGCCTCCGGCTCGATCGCGGCCGGGAACGCCGAGCCCAGGGTCATCTTGACCTCTTCGGCGGTCCGGTCGCCGAGCATCAGCGCATGCTCCTTCTTGAGGTGCGCGATGATCGCCTGGTCGAGCGCGTCGCCCGCCGTACGCACCGAGAGCGTGGTGACCAGGCCGCCGAGCGAGATCACCGCCACCTCGGTGGTGCCGCCGCCGATGTCGACGATCATGTTCCCGGTGGCCTCGTGCACGGGCAGCCCCGCGCCGATCGCCGCCGCCATCGGCTCCTCGACGATGTAGACGCGTCGGGCGCCAGCGACGTAACCGGCCTCCTTGACGGCACGCTGCTCGACGGCGGTGATCCCGCTCGGCACGCAGATCACCAGCCGCGGCTTGGCGAAGTAGCGCCGTCGGTGCACCTGCTGGATGAAGTAGCGCAGCATCTGCTCGGTGGCGTCGAAGTCGGCGATCACGCCGTCCTTGAGCGGGCGGATCGCGGTGATCCCGTCGGGCGTGCGGCCGATCATCCGCTTGGCCTCGTGGCCGACCGCGAGGACCTCGCGGGTCTGGGTGTTCATCGCGACCACCGACGGCTCGTCGAGGAGCACGCCCTTGCCACGCAGGTAGACCAGGGTGTTGGCGGTGCCCAGGTCCACGGCCATGTCGCGGCCGATGAAGCCCGGAATGATGCCACGCTGCGCCATCAGTGCCTCGCTGCTACTTGGGGAAGTGCTTCCAAGCGTAGGAGCGAGGCACGCTCAGCCCCGGCAGGACACGCGGGCCCTAGGCGAGGTGGGGGAACCAGATGGCGATCTCCCGAGCGGCCGACTCGGTGCTGTCGGAGCCGTGCACGAGGTTCTCCCGGTTGGACAGCGAGAGGTCACCTCGGATTGTGCCCGGAGCCGCCTTCCGACCGTCGGTGGCACCGTTGATCGCCCGGACGACCTCGATCGCCTGGTCGCCCTCGAGCACCAGGCTGACGAGCGGGCCACTGGTGACGAAGTCCCGCAGCGGAGGGTAGAAGTCCCTCTGCACGTGCTCGGCGTAGTGCCGGTCGGCCAGCGTCGCGTCGATCTGACGGTGCTCCATCGCCACGATCGTCAGGCCCTTGGCCTCGAACCGGGACAACACCTCGCCGACGAGACCCCGGCGGACGGTGTCGGGCTTGAGCAGTACCAGGGTGCGCTCACTCATGGCCCGAAGAGTAGTCAGGCCCCGGCGCCGCGGCGGCACGGGCCTCCCACTCGGCCCGCTCACGCTCGATCTTGGCTCCGAGGAAGTACGCCGTCGCCCACAGCACCATGAAGACCACGCCGAGCACGATCATCGCGGTGATCACGGCCGACAGGGCGAGGGCGGCAACCTGGATGCCCCACCCCAGGACGTAGGCCCAGCGGAACCGGAGCAGACCCGCGACCAGCAGACACGCCACGAAGAGTCCGAGCCCGATCGCCAGCCCGGTGCTCGTCGCGATCGAGGTCAGCGAGACCAGCACGATCGTGCTCAGGCCGAGGACGATCGCTTCCAGCGACAGGATCGCGGAGCAGAGACGACGCTGCATCAGGCCGACTCCCCCGCGTCGTCGGGCTGCTGGCTGCGGCGTGGACGCAGCATGGCCCGGGCCTCCCCGACGGTGACCACCGACCCGGTGACCAGCACCCCGCCCGACCCGATCGCCTCACCGAAGACGCCGCCTGCCTCGGCGAGCGCCACCGCCTGGTCGATGGCGTCGGCGAGCGACGACGCCTCGGTCACTCGGTCCTCGCCGAAGATGCCCCGCGCGACCTCGGCCAGCGTGGCGGCCGGCAGCGTCCGGGCTGTGGAGTTCTGTGTGCACACGACGTGCGCCAGCACGGGCTCGAAGGCCGCGAGCACGCCCTCGTAGTCCTTGTCAGCCATCACCCCCATCACCCCCACGAGCGGGCTGAACGTGAAGGAGTCCTCGAGCGCGGCGACGGTGGCCGCGGCGCCGTGCGGGTTGTGGGCCGCGTCCAGCACGATCGTGGGTGACCGCCGGATCACCTCGAGCCGCCCCGGCGAGGTAACCGTGGCGAACGCCTCGTTGACCACCTCCTCGGCCAGCAGATCGGTGCCCCCGAGGAGAGACTCGACCGCCGCCAGGGCGAGCGCGGCGTTCTGGGCCTGGTGGGCGCCGTACAGCGGCAGGAAGACGTCCGGGTAGCTGCCCCGCACCCCATCGAGGGACAGCTGCTGGCCACCGACGGCGGGCACCCGGGTCCGCACGCCGAAGTCACGGCCCTCGACGAGCAAGGTGGCTCCGACCTCGACGACCCGCTCGGCGATGACGGCGGCGACCTCGTCGGTCTGCTCTGCGCTGACCACCACTGCGCCCGGCTTGATGATCCCGACCTTCTCCCGGGCGATCGCCACCGCGGTCTCGCCGAGGTACTTCTCGTGGTCGACCGCGATCGGGGTGAGTACGGCGACCTGCCCGTCGGCCACGTTGGTCGCGTCCCAGGCACCTCCCATCCCCACCTCGACCACGGCGACGTCGACGGGCGCGTCGGCGAAGGCGGCGTACGCCATCCCGACCACGGTCTCGAAGAACGACAGCGGGTGGTCGTGCTGGGCGTCGACGAGGTGGGTGTAGGCCGCGACGTCGTCGAAGGCACGCACGAACGCCTGCTCGTCCAGCGGCTCTCCGTCGACGACGATCCGCTCCCGCAGGGACTCCAGGTGGGGACTGGTGAACCTCCCGGTCCGCAGACCGAGGGCGATCAGCAACCCCTCGGTCATCCGAGCGGTCGAGGTCTTGCCGTTGGTCCCGGTCAGGTGGATCACCTGGTAGGAGTGCTGCGGGTCGCCGAGCAGGCCGGTGAAGTCACGGATCCGGTCGAGGGTGGGGTCCAGACGCGACTCAGGCCAGCGGGACAGCAGCGCCTCCTCGACCTCGGCCATCGTCTCGGCCAGGCGGGGCGCTGCCCCGGGCTCGTTGGAGTCGTCGGACGGGTTCTCCGGGCGGCCGCCGGCGGTCGCGGGTATCTCTGACATCGTCCGGGAAGTCTACGGTCCGGCCGTCACCGGGCACCCGCCGCGGTCGTTGCGCTAGCGTCCGGACATGCTGACCAGAACACGTTCTTGTTCGGAGCGCGGATGATGAGGACCACGGCTGCGGTGGTCGAGCGCCCGGGCGGGGA includes:
- the mreC gene encoding rod shape-determining protein MreC; amino-acid sequence: MVDLDPRRAPGPRPRRSHSLIVLLVLASLTVITLDAKGGDNSPIEPLRTVVGNVIGPVETVSAAAVRPFSDLTGALRDNQSLRHQVASLTAENSRLRTADEVAPLDRRRLAEYDGLSRTARDTGYSLVPARVVGIGPAQSFNRTVTIDAGTSSGVRTDMTVLNGDGLVGRVIRVTSTTATVLLIADKSSVVGGRLGANLEIGNVRGEGSIDGNGRLELDLVDSSVTPQHGDVVVTWGSDHGVPYVAGIPIGKVTSVYSNPRDLTNHAEVEPFVDFSSLDVVGVVVPRGTHGDRAVIKGAAR
- the mrdA gene encoding penicillin-binding protein 2; amino-acid sequence: MAAVLIRPSPTQKSRLRLFVVRALVVSLFVTLFARLWYIQVLSGEGYQAQAVQQSVRELVVQPPRGLIVDDQGRPLVANRPSWVVSVDRTMLDKLDAVDQKKLLHRVARAVGEKYSQVKARTLVCGQPGATAGSCWNGSPYQPVPVATDVAQADAVRILERSEDYPGVLAQQQSVRAYPAPYGVNAAHLLGYLSPITKGELAEARKHHDTSVNGASVVGRAGVEQSYDKYLRGKPGYKRVTVDSMGRVLGDSGEVQATPGDTLVTSIDAHLQSVVEHQLAQTIRTARHTYDPVTHMNYKADSGSVVVMDARNGRIVAMASQPTYDPSVWVDGISSKQLKRLYSPKADNPLLFRATQGQYAPGSTWKPEMTVGAFNNGFGPSSRLDCSSGLQVGNRWFKNYESESYGMIDFAKALQVSCDTFFYRVGLSFWRKYGSDPSNVHAKDPLVHIAKEFGYGRKTDIDLPGEASGRIADRKWKLAYWKAMKGYYCKLDKENKGSAFMRLFSHEFCVDGYEYRAGDAVNFAIGQGDTMVTPLQLARAYAAISNGGTLYEPRVGRAIVSPTGRLIKNIRPKVQGHVKSKASAFRYVDNALLGTPKTGTLAWKFIGFPLDKVQVRGKTGSAEVQGKQSTSLVATYTKDYVVVMVVTQAGTGSGTSGPAVRKIWEALYGVHGEQVRPSTSVIPGTLLPSRLPVFAKDGSILPPATEPTKGGRR
- the mreD gene encoding rod shape-determining protein MreD, with product MNSLRNGAVVVLVLVAVVLQVAVLRYVSVDGVVPDLALLLVVAAGFVRGPHYAATLGFVAGLVLDLAPPADHVAGRWALALVVAGYLAGRVRLDARNSVPAALLAVAGCSFVASSIFALSGVVLGDDGLAAGQMLQVIVIGVVWDVLVAAVLLPPMTALLRRLRPARVAY
- a CDS encoding TIGR03960 family B12-binding radical SAM protein — its product is MSATVAESLFSRLEPLLPGVSKPIQYVGGELNSVHKEWDSVDVHWALMYPDAYEIGLPNQGVQILYEVLNESEHALAERTYAVWPDMEATMREHGIAQFTVDGHRPVRAFDVFGISFSTELGYTNLLTALDLAGIPLRAVDRTDDDPIVIAGGHAAFNPEPIADFIDAAVLGDGEEIVLAIAEVVREWKLEGSPGGRVELLRRLAVSGGVYVPRFYDVRYAEDGSLAAVVPNVPGVPARVRKHTLMDLDSWPFPRNPLVPLAETVHERFSVEIFRGCTRGCRFCQAGMITRPVRERSITTIGDMVENGIRKSGFEEVGLLSLSSADHTEIADVAKGLADRYEGSNVSLSLPSTRVDAFNITLANEFSRNGRRSGLTFAPEGGSERMRKVINKMVTEEDLIRTVAAAYSNGWRQVKLYFMCGLPTETDEDVLEIADLAKKVIAKGREVSGRNDIRCTVSIGGFVPKPHTPFQWASQLDAETTDERLRKLREMVRADKRFGRAIGFRYHDGKPGIVEGLLSRGDRRVGRVIEAVWRDGGRFDGWSEHFSYERWLSCAERELAGTGVDVDWFTTRERGYDEVLPWDHLDSGLDKDWLWEDWEDALDPTSADVEDCRWTPCYDCGVCPEMGTDIQVGPTGRQLLPLSVV
- the rodA gene encoding rod shape-determining protein RodA, whose protein sequence is MTVVPTTRSGAMRLPLVRTRVRAAGIDWPLALVTAAILVIGSLLVWSATSHQAALTGGHPAEYLKKQLVNVAIGLILALVVVATDHRWVRILAPLVYVGSILGLLLVLVMGSTINGSRSWLELGGMSLQPAEFAKLAVVVGMALVVAERTEASRRGVVGTTEVLLMLAIAGVPAVLILLQPDLGTMLVLTATVLGVLAVAGVSRRWLGVMLVGGVAAAAAVVRAGLLKHYQIDRFMAFTNPGLDPRGAGYNTTQARIAIGNGGLFGQGLFHGSQTRSGFVPEQHTDFIFTVAGEELGLVGAGVLIALFAVLLWRALRISLRADDMFGRVAAAGIACWFAFQAFQNIGMCLGIMPVTGVPLPLVSYGGSSMFASLMAIGLLQNIHLRSTRLLR
- a CDS encoding winged helix DNA-binding domain-containing protein translates to MRLIDDDERRARLARRQGLADPVASVTGAVEAVVCLHATEPANVHLAAFARSGATRAQVDAALYDARSVVKQLAMRRTVFAFPRELLPAVWGSAAARVATRLQTRLAKEVEAAGIAPRGDDWLARTTDAVRVVLADGPATTAELRGRVPGLDRRLMISPGKSYGGEFPIASRVLSALAARGDVVRGENAGDWRLSRPRWTLAEDWLGAPRVALAEAAGYAALVRAWLDRFGPGTEADIVWWLGGTKAAVRRALADNGAVEVSTALGPAYVLPEDLDPVAPVEPWAALLPALDPTTMGWKQRDFYLGDHAGKVFDRNGNAGPTAWWGGRIVGGWRQDPDGTVVVVPCERLPRAARDALDARAAALTTWLAGDVVSTIYQSPLVRALRSEVAT
- a CDS encoding CynX/NimT family MFS transporter → MHEELDPARETRWQRILVVVGIVVLAVNLRPAAVSVGPVLDELSHGLHMSPIGAGLLTALPVLSFATVGALAPRLARSVGIHRLILLALVCVTAGLALRAQVHGGTLFLVLSFLGLSGMAAANVLLPSLVKAHFPDRIGLLTAVYSTALAIGLTGASVLTVPIATFHTHDVDWRRGIFVWAILAAAAAIPWLGLVRHDRAPADGGRPIRLAAVARTRLGWVMAVFFGLQSLQAYSVFGWAAQVYRDAGFSATTAGLLLGVITGMSIPLSYLIPSVAARMTHQSSIVVLLMACYPIGYLGLILAPHALAWLWAVVIGIGLCTFPLILTLIGLRARTPEGVAALSGWTQSVGYLIAVVGPFGVGALYDATGGWTVPLLVLLALCVPQFLVGMLAARPAYLEDQLA